DNA sequence from the Chloroflexota bacterium genome:
CCCAGGTGAGGGAGCTGGTGGATGTCATGGTGAAAAGGGGGGGCCTCCCCAGGTAGCCATGAGGGAGATAGACGCTTCCCTCATCTCAGAAACCATCGCCCGCCTGTGCCAGGAGGCAAACTACTTTCTGCCTGAGGACATGCTCCAGGCCCTGCGGCGGGCCAACAAGAATGAGCAGTCCCCCCTGGGGAAGGAGACGCTGGGCCAGCTCCTGGAGAACGCCGGGCTGGCCGCAAGCGATAAACTGCCCCTCTGTCAGGACTGCGGGACCGTCGTGGTCTTCATGGAAATCGGCCAGGACGTCCATATAAAGGGGGACCTGGGCCGGGCGGTGGATGAGGGGGTGAGACAGGGCTACAAAGAGGGCTATCTGCGTTCCTCCATCGTCCAGAGGCCCTTCTCCGCCCGCCTCAACACCGGGGATAACACCCCTGCCATCCTCCATGTGGAACTGGTGCCCGGGGACAGGGTCAAGATATGGGTCCTGCCCAAGGGGGGCGGGGCGGAGAACATGAGCCGGCTGGCCATGCTGGAGCCGGGGGCGGGCCGGGAGGGGCTGATAGATTTTGTCCTCATGGCGGTGGAGGAGGCGGGCTCCAACCCCTGCCCCCCCGTCATCGTGGGGGTGGGAATAGGTGGCACCTCGGAGAAGGCCATGCTCCTGGCCAAGAAGGCACTCCTCCGCCCCGTGGGCCAGCCCAGCCCCGACCCCGAGGTGGCAGGGCTGGAGAAGGAGCTTCTAGAGAAGCTCAACGCCCTGGGCATCGGGCCCGAGGGCTTCGGCGGGACGGTTACCGCCCTGGCGGTACATGTGGAGACCTTCCCCACCCACATCACCCAGCTCCCCGTGGCCGTCAACCTCCAGTGCCACGCCAACCGCTGTAAGAAGGCGGAGCTCTAGATGTACCAGCCCCGCTACCGCCCTGCCCTCTGGCCCGCCCGCTATGCGGTGGGGGCCTGGGCCTTCAGCCTGCACCGCATAGCCGGGGTCACCATCGCCACCTACGGCCTGGCCCATATCATAGTTATCTCTTTTGCCAGCTGGGGAGGTCCCTTTGAGTCCATCATGAGGCTCTTCCAGAGCCCCCCCTTCCTCCTGGCGGAGCTCCTGCTGATGGCCGCCATCCTCTTCCACGCCCTCAACGGCTTCCGCATCATCCTCTTTGACCTGGGGATAGGTATTGAGCGGCAGAAGGGACTCTTCTGGGGCCTCATGGCCCTCGGGGTGGTCCTCTTTGCCTTCTTTGCCTCCGGGGTGACCCCCTATATCCTGGGGAGGCCCCTGGCATGAGGAGCGGTCCGGCATGGGCCTGGGCGGGGCAGAGGATAACCGCCGTCCTGGTGGTGGGCTTCCTTTCCGCCCACCTCTGGTTCTCCCACCTTACCGTGGTGGGGCAGAGGATTACCCTGGAGAGGGTGTCCCAGCGCCTGGGGGAGGGGGGCTTCTTCTTCCTCTACATCGTCCTGCTGGCGGCGGCCCTCTACCATGCCCTCTACGGCCTGAGGGGGATTGCCCTGGACTACGGGCCGGGGCCAGGGGCCCAAGCGGTGGTGACCTGGCTTGCCCTGATGATAGGGCTGGCCGGCTTTGCCTATGGCTCCAGCACCCTCTTCTTTTTCCTCTTCGGATAGAAGATGCCCTATCATCCCGTCCTGGTAGTGGGGGGAGGCCTGGCCGGGCTGAGGGCCGCCCTGGAGGCCCGCTTCCAGGGGGTGGAGGCCGCTGTCCTTTCACTGGTCCACCCCCTCCGCTCCCACTCCGGGGCCGCCCAGGGGGGGGTCAACGCCCCCCTGGGCAATTCCGAGGAGGGGAAGGATGACACCCCGGAAAGGCACGCCTACGAGACCGTGGTGGGCAGCGATTTCCTGGCCGACCAGGATGCGGTGGAGGCCATGACCAGGGAGGCGACGGAGCGCATCTTTGAACTGGAGCACTGGGGTGCCCCCTTCTCCCGCACCCCCCAGGGGAAGATAGCCCAGCGCCCCTTTGGCGGGGGCGCCTTCCCCCGCACCTGCTACGCCGCCGACAGGACGGGCCATTACCTCCTCCATACCCTCTACCAGCAGGCCCTGAAATACCGGGTTCAGGTCTATATTGAGTGGACAGCCCTCTCCCTGGTGGTGGCCCAGGGGCAGGTGCAGGGGGTGGTAGCCCTGCATCTCCCCAGCGGGGAGATAGAAACCTTCTCCGCCGGGGCGGTAGTCATGGCCACGGGCGGGGCGGGGAGGCTCTATCGGAAGTCCACCAACGCCCTCATCAACACCGGCCATGGTCTGGCCCTGGCCTACACGGCGGGGGCACCCTTGAAGGACATGGAGTTCATCCAGTTCCACCCCACCAGCCTCTACGGCTCCAACATCCTCATCTCCGA
Encoded proteins:
- the sdhC gene encoding succinate dehydrogenase, cytochrome b556 subunit, with product MYQPRYRPALWPARYAVGAWAFSLHRIAGVTIATYGLAHIIVISFASWGGPFESIMRLFQSPPFLLAELLLMAAILFHALNGFRIILFDLGIGIERQKGLFWGLMALGVVLFAFFASGVTPYILGRPLA
- a CDS encoding fumarate hydratase; protein product: MREIDASLISETIARLCQEANYFLPEDMLQALRRANKNEQSPLGKETLGQLLENAGLAASDKLPLCQDCGTVVVFMEIGQDVHIKGDLGRAVDEGVRQGYKEGYLRSSIVQRPFSARLNTGDNTPAILHVELVPGDRVKIWVLPKGGGAENMSRLAMLEPGAGREGLIDFVLMAVEEAGSNPCPPVIVGVGIGGTSEKAMLLAKKALLRPVGQPSPDPEVAGLEKELLEKLNALGIGPEGFGGTVTALAVHVETFPTHITQLPVAVNLQCHANRCKKAEL